The following are encoded in a window of Vigna unguiculata cultivar IT97K-499-35 chromosome 8, ASM411807v1, whole genome shotgun sequence genomic DNA:
- the LOC114194365 gene encoding LEAF RUST 10 DISEASE-RESISTANCE LOCUS RECEPTOR-LIKE PROTEIN KINASE-like 2.1 isoform X1, which translates to MENEGWDRCSWSARTLVSILATIIILLQPDYGIAKRHPPCPTSSCGQIRNISYPFRLKGDPGQCGDPRYELDCVNNATLLLTLLSGKYHVRDIDYNQYRMVVIDPGLEEEGNCSFIPRNFLTDRNFGSQPFNYDYWVMVRVGYLNCVNPVSDDPRYVKVERSGCGSGGHVYAVLDEPYAYSVQDMKVGCDLMVATLWTPKQNVTYACDRKNTETMCSPREFEVLEKSPAGNVTYDDIHRIISEGFWLSWLPTVCEKQCGRGVMCQISNESRGEVFCMNHYCNYAYHTHKCEPWQKIFGYIRGYLQGIIYGIGSRITFSQYPDVQYFDEGIFIGRNGTLIFFAARYLFGVVLILVLLIYKWRRRHSSIYENIENFLLDSHLNPIRYQYNEIKKMTRGFKVKLGQGGFGVVYKGKLQSGLEVAVKILSKSDDDGQDFINEVATIGTIHHINVVRLIGYCVHRKKCALVYEFMSNGSLDKYIFSKEEGICLSYDKIHEISLGIARGIAYLHQGCDMQILHFDIKPHNILLDDNFVPKVSDFGLAKLHATIDGVVNMTAARGTLGYMAPELFYNNMGGVTYKADVYSFGMLLMEMASKRRNSNPDAEHSSQHYFPFWIYDQFKKAKHVDMQDASEEDNILVKKMFLVALWCIQLKPSDRPSMNKVIMMLEGMAESLELPPRPSFYKVESYEHDDISSDVANYTYSTSHHGESLTMDHHISDMALLGRK; encoded by the exons ATGGAAAATGAAGGGTGGGATAGGTGTTCTTGGTCTGCACGCACTCTGGTATCAATATTGGCTACAATAATTATCCTACTCCAACCAGATTACGGCATCGCTAAGCGACACCCACCCTGTCCTACTTCATCATGCGGCCAAATTCGCAACATAAGTTACCCATTTCGGCTCAAAGGCGACCCAGGTCAGTGCGGCGACCCAAGGTATGAGTTAGATTGCGTTAACAACGCCACTCTCTTACTAACCTTGTTGTCGGGAAAATACCATGTAAGAGATATCGACTACAACCAATACAGAATGGTTGTGATTGACCCGGGTCTAGAGGAGGAGGGCAATTGCTCCTTCATCCCTCGCAATTTCTTAACGGATCGTAATTTCGGATCACAACCGTTCAATTATGATTACTGGGTAATGGTGAGAGTAGGGTACTTGAACTGCGTGAATCCTGTGAGTGACGATCCACGATATGTTAAGGTGGAGAGGAGTGGATGTGGCAGCGGAGGGCACGTGTACGCTGTATTGGACGAGCCTTATGCGTATAGTGTGCAGGACATGAAGGTTGGGTGCGATCTAATGGTGGCTACTCTTTGGACACCGAAACAGAATGTTACCTACGCTTGTGATAGGAAGAACACCGAGACTATGTGCTCTCCAAGGGagtttgaagtgcttgaaaaaTCACCGGCGGGGAATGTTACATACGATGATATCCATCGCATAATAAGTGAGGGATTTTGGTTGTCCTGGTTGCCCACTGTTTGCGAGAAACAATGTGGAAGGGGGGTGATGTGTCAGATTAGCAATGAGTCCAGAGGAGAAGTCTTCTGTATGAACCATTACTGTAATTACGCCTACCACACCCACAAGTGCG AACCTTGGCAAAAGATTTTCGGCTATATCCGAg gTTATCTTCAAGGCATTATTTATG GAATAGGTAGCAGAATAACATTCAGCCAATACCCAGATGTGCAATATTTTGATGAAGGAATTTTCATAGGACGAAACggtacattaatattttttgcagCCAGATATCTGTTTGGAGTTGTACTTATTCTTGTGTTATTGATCTACAAATGGCGACGAAGACATTCTTCgatatatgaaaatattgaaaatttcttGCTAGATAGCCATCTAAATCCCATCAGATACCAAtacaatgaaataaaaaaaatgactagAGGTTTCAAAGTGAAACTGGGTCAAGGAGGCTTTGGTGTTGTATATAAAGGAAAACTCCAGAGTGGATTGGAGGTAGCAGTAAAGATATTGAGCAAATCTGATGATGATGGACAGGATTTCATAAATGAAGTAGCTACTATTGGAACAATACATCATATAAATGTAGTGCGTCTAATTGGATATTGTGTTCATAGAAAAAAGTGTGCACTAGTTTATGAATTTATGTCAAATGGATCGTTggataaatacattttttccaAAGAAGAAGGCATTTGTTTAAGCTATGataaaatacatgaaatatCTCTTGGAATAGCACGTGGGATTGCATATTTGCATCAAGGTTGTGATATGCAAATTTTGCATTTTGATATCAAGCCTCATAATATTCTTTTAGATGACAACTTTGTTCCAAAGGTTTCAGATTTTGGACTTGCAAAGCTACATGCTACAATTGATGGTGTTGTCAATATGACCGCAGCAAGAGGAACATTGGGTTACATGGCTCCAGagttattttataacaatatggGTGGGGTAACATATAAAGCTGATGTATATAGCTTTGGAATGCTTTTAATGGAAATGGCAAGTAAAAGAAGGAACTCAAATCCGGACGCAGAGCATTCAAGTCaacattattttcctttttggatttatgatcaatttaaaaaagcAAAACATGTTGACATGCAAGATGCTTCAGAAGAAGACAATATTCTAGTAAAAAAGATGTTCTTAGTTGCACTTTGGTGTATTCAATTAAAACCAAGTGATCGTCCTTCAATGAATAAGGTAATAATGATGCTTGAAGGGATGGCCGAAAGCCTTGAATTACCTCCAAGGCCTTCCTTTTATAAAGTTGAATCATATGAACATGATGACATTAGCTCTGATGTCGCCAACTACACTTACTCTACTAGTCACCATGGTGAAAGCCTAACAATGGATCACCATATAA GTGATATGGCTTTGCTAGGAAGAAAGTGA
- the LOC114194365 gene encoding LEAF RUST 10 DISEASE-RESISTANCE LOCUS RECEPTOR-LIKE PROTEIN KINASE-like 2.1 isoform X4 has protein sequence MENEGWDRCSWSARTLVSILATIIILLQPDYGIAKRHPPCPTSSCGQIRNISYPFRLKGDPGQCGDPRYELDCVNNATLLLTLLSGKYHVRDIDYNQYRMVVIDPGLEEEGNCSFIPRNFLTDRNFGSQPFNYDYWVMVRVGYLNCVNPVSDDPRYVKVERSGCGSGGHVYAVLDEPYAYSVQDMKVGCDLMVATLWTPKQNVTYACDRKNTETMCSPREFEVLEKSPAGNVTYDDIHRIISEGFWLSWLPTVCEKQCGRGVMCQISNESRGEVFCMNHYCNYAYHTHKCEPWQKIFGYIRGYLQGIIYGIGSRITFSQYPDVQYFDEGIFIGRNGTLIFFAARYLFGVVLILVLLIYKWRRRHSSIYENIENFLLDSHLNPIRYQYNEIKKMTRGFKVKLGQGGFGVVYKGKLQSGLEVAVKILSKSDDDGQDFINEVATIGTIHHINVVRLIGYCVHRKKCALVYEFMSNGSLDKYIFSKEEGICLSYDKIHEISLGIARGIAYLHQGCDMQILHFDIKPHNILLDDNFVPKVSDFGLAKLHATIDGVVNMTAARGTLGYMAPELFYNNMGGVTYKADVYSFGMLLMEMASKRRNSNPDAEHSSQHYFPFWIYDQFKKAKHVDMQDASEEDNILVKKMFLVALWCIQLKPSDRPSMNKVIWLC, from the exons ATGGAAAATGAAGGGTGGGATAGGTGTTCTTGGTCTGCACGCACTCTGGTATCAATATTGGCTACAATAATTATCCTACTCCAACCAGATTACGGCATCGCTAAGCGACACCCACCCTGTCCTACTTCATCATGCGGCCAAATTCGCAACATAAGTTACCCATTTCGGCTCAAAGGCGACCCAGGTCAGTGCGGCGACCCAAGGTATGAGTTAGATTGCGTTAACAACGCCACTCTCTTACTAACCTTGTTGTCGGGAAAATACCATGTAAGAGATATCGACTACAACCAATACAGAATGGTTGTGATTGACCCGGGTCTAGAGGAGGAGGGCAATTGCTCCTTCATCCCTCGCAATTTCTTAACGGATCGTAATTTCGGATCACAACCGTTCAATTATGATTACTGGGTAATGGTGAGAGTAGGGTACTTGAACTGCGTGAATCCTGTGAGTGACGATCCACGATATGTTAAGGTGGAGAGGAGTGGATGTGGCAGCGGAGGGCACGTGTACGCTGTATTGGACGAGCCTTATGCGTATAGTGTGCAGGACATGAAGGTTGGGTGCGATCTAATGGTGGCTACTCTTTGGACACCGAAACAGAATGTTACCTACGCTTGTGATAGGAAGAACACCGAGACTATGTGCTCTCCAAGGGagtttgaagtgcttgaaaaaTCACCGGCGGGGAATGTTACATACGATGATATCCATCGCATAATAAGTGAGGGATTTTGGTTGTCCTGGTTGCCCACTGTTTGCGAGAAACAATGTGGAAGGGGGGTGATGTGTCAGATTAGCAATGAGTCCAGAGGAGAAGTCTTCTGTATGAACCATTACTGTAATTACGCCTACCACACCCACAAGTGCG AACCTTGGCAAAAGATTTTCGGCTATATCCGAg gTTATCTTCAAGGCATTATTTATG GAATAGGTAGCAGAATAACATTCAGCCAATACCCAGATGTGCAATATTTTGATGAAGGAATTTTCATAGGACGAAACggtacattaatattttttgcagCCAGATATCTGTTTGGAGTTGTACTTATTCTTGTGTTATTGATCTACAAATGGCGACGAAGACATTCTTCgatatatgaaaatattgaaaatttcttGCTAGATAGCCATCTAAATCCCATCAGATACCAAtacaatgaaataaaaaaaatgactagAGGTTTCAAAGTGAAACTGGGTCAAGGAGGCTTTGGTGTTGTATATAAAGGAAAACTCCAGAGTGGATTGGAGGTAGCAGTAAAGATATTGAGCAAATCTGATGATGATGGACAGGATTTCATAAATGAAGTAGCTACTATTGGAACAATACATCATATAAATGTAGTGCGTCTAATTGGATATTGTGTTCATAGAAAAAAGTGTGCACTAGTTTATGAATTTATGTCAAATGGATCGTTggataaatacattttttccaAAGAAGAAGGCATTTGTTTAAGCTATGataaaatacatgaaatatCTCTTGGAATAGCACGTGGGATTGCATATTTGCATCAAGGTTGTGATATGCAAATTTTGCATTTTGATATCAAGCCTCATAATATTCTTTTAGATGACAACTTTGTTCCAAAGGTTTCAGATTTTGGACTTGCAAAGCTACATGCTACAATTGATGGTGTTGTCAATATGACCGCAGCAAGAGGAACATTGGGTTACATGGCTCCAGagttattttataacaatatggGTGGGGTAACATATAAAGCTGATGTATATAGCTTTGGAATGCTTTTAATGGAAATGGCAAGTAAAAGAAGGAACTCAAATCCGGACGCAGAGCATTCAAGTCaacattattttcctttttggatttatgatcaatttaaaaaagcAAAACATGTTGACATGCAAGATGCTTCAGAAGAAGACAATATTCTAGTAAAAAAGATGTTCTTAGTTGCACTTTGGTGTATTCAATTAAAACCAAGTGATCGTCCTTCAATGAATAAG GTGATATGGCTTTGCTAG
- the LOC114194365 gene encoding LEAF RUST 10 DISEASE-RESISTANCE LOCUS RECEPTOR-LIKE PROTEIN KINASE-like 2.1 isoform X3, whose translation MENEGWDRCSWSARTLVSILATIIILLQPDYGIAKRHPPCPTSSCGQIRNISYPFRLKGDPGQCGDPRYELDCVNNATLLLTLLSGKYHVRDIDYNQYRMVVIDPGLEEEGNCSFIPRNFLTDRNFGSQPFNYDYWVMVRVGYLNCVNPVSDDPRYVKVERSGCGSGGHVYAVLDEPYAYSVQDMKVGCDLMVATLWTPKQNVTYACDRKNTETMCSPREFEVLEKSPAGNVTYDDIHRIISEGFWLSWLPTVCEKQCGRGVMCQISNESRGEVFCMNHYCNYAYHTHKCEPWQKIFGYIRGYLQGIIYGIGSRITFSQYPDVQYFDEGIFIGRNGTLIFFAARYLFGVVLILVLLIYKWRRRHSSIYENIENFLLDSHLNPIRYQYNEIKKMTRGFKVKLGQGGFGVVYKGKLQSGLEVAVKILSKSDDDGQDFINEVATIGTIHHINVVRLIGYCVHRKKCALVYEFMSNGSLDKYIFSKEEGICLSYDKIHEISLGIARGIAYLHQGCDMQILHFDIKPHNILLDDNFVPKVSDFGLAKLHATIDGVVNMTAARGTLGYMAPELFYNNMGGVTYKADVYSFGMLLMEMASKRRNSNPDAEHSSQHYFPFWIYDQFKKAKHVDMQDASEEDNILVKKMFLVALWCIQLKPSDRPSMNKQVIWLC comes from the exons ATGGAAAATGAAGGGTGGGATAGGTGTTCTTGGTCTGCACGCACTCTGGTATCAATATTGGCTACAATAATTATCCTACTCCAACCAGATTACGGCATCGCTAAGCGACACCCACCCTGTCCTACTTCATCATGCGGCCAAATTCGCAACATAAGTTACCCATTTCGGCTCAAAGGCGACCCAGGTCAGTGCGGCGACCCAAGGTATGAGTTAGATTGCGTTAACAACGCCACTCTCTTACTAACCTTGTTGTCGGGAAAATACCATGTAAGAGATATCGACTACAACCAATACAGAATGGTTGTGATTGACCCGGGTCTAGAGGAGGAGGGCAATTGCTCCTTCATCCCTCGCAATTTCTTAACGGATCGTAATTTCGGATCACAACCGTTCAATTATGATTACTGGGTAATGGTGAGAGTAGGGTACTTGAACTGCGTGAATCCTGTGAGTGACGATCCACGATATGTTAAGGTGGAGAGGAGTGGATGTGGCAGCGGAGGGCACGTGTACGCTGTATTGGACGAGCCTTATGCGTATAGTGTGCAGGACATGAAGGTTGGGTGCGATCTAATGGTGGCTACTCTTTGGACACCGAAACAGAATGTTACCTACGCTTGTGATAGGAAGAACACCGAGACTATGTGCTCTCCAAGGGagtttgaagtgcttgaaaaaTCACCGGCGGGGAATGTTACATACGATGATATCCATCGCATAATAAGTGAGGGATTTTGGTTGTCCTGGTTGCCCACTGTTTGCGAGAAACAATGTGGAAGGGGGGTGATGTGTCAGATTAGCAATGAGTCCAGAGGAGAAGTCTTCTGTATGAACCATTACTGTAATTACGCCTACCACACCCACAAGTGCG AACCTTGGCAAAAGATTTTCGGCTATATCCGAg gTTATCTTCAAGGCATTATTTATG GAATAGGTAGCAGAATAACATTCAGCCAATACCCAGATGTGCAATATTTTGATGAAGGAATTTTCATAGGACGAAACggtacattaatattttttgcagCCAGATATCTGTTTGGAGTTGTACTTATTCTTGTGTTATTGATCTACAAATGGCGACGAAGACATTCTTCgatatatgaaaatattgaaaatttcttGCTAGATAGCCATCTAAATCCCATCAGATACCAAtacaatgaaataaaaaaaatgactagAGGTTTCAAAGTGAAACTGGGTCAAGGAGGCTTTGGTGTTGTATATAAAGGAAAACTCCAGAGTGGATTGGAGGTAGCAGTAAAGATATTGAGCAAATCTGATGATGATGGACAGGATTTCATAAATGAAGTAGCTACTATTGGAACAATACATCATATAAATGTAGTGCGTCTAATTGGATATTGTGTTCATAGAAAAAAGTGTGCACTAGTTTATGAATTTATGTCAAATGGATCGTTggataaatacattttttccaAAGAAGAAGGCATTTGTTTAAGCTATGataaaatacatgaaatatCTCTTGGAATAGCACGTGGGATTGCATATTTGCATCAAGGTTGTGATATGCAAATTTTGCATTTTGATATCAAGCCTCATAATATTCTTTTAGATGACAACTTTGTTCCAAAGGTTTCAGATTTTGGACTTGCAAAGCTACATGCTACAATTGATGGTGTTGTCAATATGACCGCAGCAAGAGGAACATTGGGTTACATGGCTCCAGagttattttataacaatatggGTGGGGTAACATATAAAGCTGATGTATATAGCTTTGGAATGCTTTTAATGGAAATGGCAAGTAAAAGAAGGAACTCAAATCCGGACGCAGAGCATTCAAGTCaacattattttcctttttggatttatgatcaatttaaaaaagcAAAACATGTTGACATGCAAGATGCTTCAGAAGAAGACAATATTCTAGTAAAAAAGATGTTCTTAGTTGCACTTTGGTGTATTCAATTAAAACCAAGTGATCGTCCTTCAATGAATAAG CAGGTGATATGGCTTTGCTAG
- the LOC114194365 gene encoding LEAF RUST 10 DISEASE-RESISTANCE LOCUS RECEPTOR-LIKE PROTEIN KINASE-like 2.1 isoform X2 encodes MENEGWDRCSWSARTLVSILATIIILLQPDYGIAKRHPPCPTSSCGQIRNISYPFRLKGDPGQCGDPRYELDCVNNATLLLTLLSGKYHVRDIDYNQYRMVVIDPGLEEEGNCSFIPRNFLTDRNFGSQPFNYDYWVMVRVGYLNCVNPVSDDPRYVKVERSGCGSGGHVYAVLDEPYAYSVQDMKVGCDLMVATLWTPKQNVTYACDRKNTETMCSPREFEVLEKSPAGNVTYDDIHRIISEGFWLSWLPTVCEKQCGRGVMCQISNESRGEVFCMNHYCNYAYHTHKCEPWQKIFGYIRGYLQGIIYGIGSRITFSQYPDVQYFDEGIFIGRNGTLIFFAARYLFGVVLILVLLIYKWRRRHSSIYENIENFLLDSHLNPIRYQYNEIKKMTRGFKVKLGQGGFGVVYKGKLQSGLEVAVKILSKSDDDGQDFINEVATIGTIHHINVVRLIGYCVHRKKCALVYEFMSNGSLDKYIFSKEEGICLSYDKIHEISLGIARGIAYLHQGCDMQILHFDIKPHNILLDDNFVPKVSDFGLAKLHATIDGVVNMTAARGTLGYMAPELFYNNMGGVTYKADVYSFGMLLMEMASKRRNSNPDAEHSSQHYFPFWIYDQFKKAKHVDMQDASEEDNILVKKMFLVALWCIQLKPSDRPSMNKVIMMLEGMAESLELPPRPSFYKVESYEHDDISSDVANYTYSTSHHGESLTMDHHISKKT; translated from the exons ATGGAAAATGAAGGGTGGGATAGGTGTTCTTGGTCTGCACGCACTCTGGTATCAATATTGGCTACAATAATTATCCTACTCCAACCAGATTACGGCATCGCTAAGCGACACCCACCCTGTCCTACTTCATCATGCGGCCAAATTCGCAACATAAGTTACCCATTTCGGCTCAAAGGCGACCCAGGTCAGTGCGGCGACCCAAGGTATGAGTTAGATTGCGTTAACAACGCCACTCTCTTACTAACCTTGTTGTCGGGAAAATACCATGTAAGAGATATCGACTACAACCAATACAGAATGGTTGTGATTGACCCGGGTCTAGAGGAGGAGGGCAATTGCTCCTTCATCCCTCGCAATTTCTTAACGGATCGTAATTTCGGATCACAACCGTTCAATTATGATTACTGGGTAATGGTGAGAGTAGGGTACTTGAACTGCGTGAATCCTGTGAGTGACGATCCACGATATGTTAAGGTGGAGAGGAGTGGATGTGGCAGCGGAGGGCACGTGTACGCTGTATTGGACGAGCCTTATGCGTATAGTGTGCAGGACATGAAGGTTGGGTGCGATCTAATGGTGGCTACTCTTTGGACACCGAAACAGAATGTTACCTACGCTTGTGATAGGAAGAACACCGAGACTATGTGCTCTCCAAGGGagtttgaagtgcttgaaaaaTCACCGGCGGGGAATGTTACATACGATGATATCCATCGCATAATAAGTGAGGGATTTTGGTTGTCCTGGTTGCCCACTGTTTGCGAGAAACAATGTGGAAGGGGGGTGATGTGTCAGATTAGCAATGAGTCCAGAGGAGAAGTCTTCTGTATGAACCATTACTGTAATTACGCCTACCACACCCACAAGTGCG AACCTTGGCAAAAGATTTTCGGCTATATCCGAg gTTATCTTCAAGGCATTATTTATG GAATAGGTAGCAGAATAACATTCAGCCAATACCCAGATGTGCAATATTTTGATGAAGGAATTTTCATAGGACGAAACggtacattaatattttttgcagCCAGATATCTGTTTGGAGTTGTACTTATTCTTGTGTTATTGATCTACAAATGGCGACGAAGACATTCTTCgatatatgaaaatattgaaaatttcttGCTAGATAGCCATCTAAATCCCATCAGATACCAAtacaatgaaataaaaaaaatgactagAGGTTTCAAAGTGAAACTGGGTCAAGGAGGCTTTGGTGTTGTATATAAAGGAAAACTCCAGAGTGGATTGGAGGTAGCAGTAAAGATATTGAGCAAATCTGATGATGATGGACAGGATTTCATAAATGAAGTAGCTACTATTGGAACAATACATCATATAAATGTAGTGCGTCTAATTGGATATTGTGTTCATAGAAAAAAGTGTGCACTAGTTTATGAATTTATGTCAAATGGATCGTTggataaatacattttttccaAAGAAGAAGGCATTTGTTTAAGCTATGataaaatacatgaaatatCTCTTGGAATAGCACGTGGGATTGCATATTTGCATCAAGGTTGTGATATGCAAATTTTGCATTTTGATATCAAGCCTCATAATATTCTTTTAGATGACAACTTTGTTCCAAAGGTTTCAGATTTTGGACTTGCAAAGCTACATGCTACAATTGATGGTGTTGTCAATATGACCGCAGCAAGAGGAACATTGGGTTACATGGCTCCAGagttattttataacaatatggGTGGGGTAACATATAAAGCTGATGTATATAGCTTTGGAATGCTTTTAATGGAAATGGCAAGTAAAAGAAGGAACTCAAATCCGGACGCAGAGCATTCAAGTCaacattattttcctttttggatttatgatcaatttaaaaaagcAAAACATGTTGACATGCAAGATGCTTCAGAAGAAGACAATATTCTAGTAAAAAAGATGTTCTTAGTTGCACTTTGGTGTATTCAATTAAAACCAAGTGATCGTCCTTCAATGAATAAGGTAATAATGATGCTTGAAGGGATGGCCGAAAGCCTTGAATTACCTCCAAGGCCTTCCTTTTATAAAGTTGAATCATATGAACATGATGACATTAGCTCTGATGTCGCCAACTACACTTACTCTACTAGTCACCATGGTGAAAGCCTAACAATGGATCACCATATAAGTAAGAAAACTTAA